The following are from one region of the Halosolutus amylolyticus genome:
- a CDS encoding competence/damage-inducible protein A — translation MNVAIVTVGDELLAGTTTNTNASWLAERITDRGSSVERILTIPDDRALIADSIDRWADAFDAVIVTGGIGGTPDDVTVEAVADGLGRDLVVHEGIRERLVEKAAAFREENPDLVAEYDLQLDVDAAASIPAGATPIVIDEGWAPGCIAGNVYAFAGIPDEMRAMFEQVADEFRGDATAETLYTPAPEGALHDALEAVTDRFDVAVGSYPRSEHRPGRIRVSGTDPGTVADAIGWLRKRVETTDPPSASEDDRP, via the coding sequence ATGAACGTCGCGATCGTCACCGTTGGCGACGAGTTGCTGGCCGGAACGACGACGAATACGAACGCGTCGTGGCTGGCCGAGCGGATCACCGATCGCGGGAGTTCGGTCGAACGGATCCTGACGATCCCCGACGATCGGGCCCTCATCGCCGACTCCATCGACCGCTGGGCGGACGCGTTCGACGCCGTGATCGTCACCGGCGGGATCGGCGGAACCCCCGACGACGTGACGGTCGAGGCCGTCGCCGACGGTCTCGGGCGCGACCTCGTGGTCCACGAGGGGATCCGCGAGCGCCTCGTCGAGAAAGCGGCCGCGTTCCGCGAGGAGAACCCGGACCTGGTCGCGGAGTACGACCTGCAACTCGACGTCGACGCCGCGGCCTCGATCCCCGCGGGCGCGACGCCGATCGTGATCGACGAGGGCTGGGCGCCGGGCTGTATCGCCGGGAACGTCTACGCGTTCGCGGGTATCCCCGACGAGATGCGAGCCATGTTCGAGCAGGTGGCCGACGAGTTCCGTGGCGATGCGACCGCGGAAACGCTGTACACGCCGGCCCCCGAAGGAGCGCTTCACGACGCGCTCGAAGCGGTCACCGATCGGTTCGACGTCGCGGTCGGGAGCTATCCCCGGAGCGAGCACCGACCCGGCCGGATCCGCGTCTCGGGGACCGATCCCGGAACGGTCGCGGACGCGATCGGGTGGCTCCGTAAGCGCGTGGAGACGACGGACCCGCCGTCGGCGAGCGAAGACGACCGTCCCTGA